In gamma proteobacterium HIMB55, the genomic stretch AACCCTGTTCGACAGCAGCGTCGCTGCCAGATCACAGGTCGCCCACACGGTGTTTACCGCAAGTTTGGTTTGTGCCGAAACAAGTTACGCGAAGCCGCAATGCGCGGTGATGTGCCGGGCTTGGTTAAGTCAAGCTGGTAACGGAGACGAACGACTATGAGTATGCAAGATCCTATCAGTGACATGTTGACCCGAGTGCGCAACGCGCAGATGGCGGGTAAGAAGTTTGTCGACATGCCTGGATCCAAGTTAAAAGCGGCTGTTGCGAAAGTTCTCGAAGACGAAGGTTATATTGCTGCCTATCGTGTTGAAGCGGGTGAAGGTAAGCCTCGTCTGAGCATTGAGCTCAAGTACTTCAACGGCAAGCCTGTGATCGCCGAAATCGAGCGTTTCAGTAAGCCATCGCTTCGCCGTTATGCCGGTAAAGACGGTATGCCAAGTGTTCGCGGTGGCCTGGGCGTTGCGATCGTATCGACTTCAAAGGGCGTCATGACCGACCGCGCAGCCAAAGCGCAGGGCGTCGGCGGCGAAGTCCTTTGCACAGTATTTTAATTGAGAGCGGGAGAATCGATTCATGTCACGTGTAGCGAATAACCCGGTCAACCTCCCTAAGGGCGTTGAAGTCAACATCAATGGCAGCAGCGTTTCAGTTAAGGGCGGTAAAGGGACAATGGAAATGACGTTGACGGATGGCATCGGCATCGATGTCAACGAAGGCGTTGCTCAGATCACTTACGACTTTGATACCAATCGCGCTATGGCGGGTACCACACGCGCGTTGTTGAACAACCTCGTTGTTGGCGTCAGTGACGGTTGGGAAAAGAAATTAGTTCTTAACGGCGTTGGTTATCGTGCCAAAGCAGCCGGTAAGACTGTCAATTTGAGCCTCGGTTTGTCACACCCAGTTGACTACGAGCTGCCTGAAGGCCTGTCCGCAGAGACGCCCACTCAGACAGAGATCGTTATCCGAGGAACTGATAAGCAGGCGGTGGGTCAAGCAGCGGCTGAAATTCGCAGCTTCCGTCCACCAGAGCCATACAAGGGCAAGGGCATCCGATACGCAGACGAGTACGTCCGTCGTAAGGAAGCTAAGAAGAAGTAACGGGTAGAGCGATGAATGATAAGACTCAGGCGCGTTTGCGCCGCGCACGCAAGTCGCGTGTTCGTATGCGTACCGCAGGTGACGTTCGTCTCACCGTGAACCGTACGCCGCGCCATATTTACGCGCAGATCATCAACGGCGAAGGTAACCGTGTATTGGCTCAGGCTTCTACGTTGGATAAAGACCTGCGAAGTGGTGCTACTGGCAATATCGAAGCAGCGGCAGCTGTGGGTAAGTTGGTTGCAGAGCGCGCTAAAGCAGCTGGCGTAACCGAAGTGGCGTTTGATCGCTCGGGTTACAAGTATCACGGTCGAGTTAAAGCGCTTGCAGATGCAGCGCGCGAAGGCGGATTGGAGTTTTAAGCCATGGCAAACGATAAGAGACAAGGTGATCAGCGCACTGAAGGCGATCTTCAGGAGAAGCTGGTACAGGTAAACCGCGTTGCCAAAACCGTAAAGGGTGGCCGCATTATGAGCTTCACTGCTTTGACAGTGGTTGGCGACGGCAATGGCCGCGTTGGTTTTGGTCGCGGTAAAGCGCGTGAAGTTCCGGTTGCCATTCAGAAGGCAATGGAATCTGCTCGTCGCAACATGATTTCAGTTGAGCTGGTAAACGGTACGCTTCAGTACCCTGTGAAAGCCCGTCACGGTGCGTCAAAGGTTTATATGCAGCCAGCTTCTGAAGGTACAGGTGTGATTGCTGGTGGTGCGATGCGTTCGGTATTAGAAATTGCCGGTGTTCAAAACGTATTGGCTAAGTGCTACGGCTCAACAAATCCCGCTAACGTGGTTCGTGCAACCTATAACGGTCTGCGTGACATGGTTTCACCCGAAGACGTTGCTGCGAAGCGTGGCAAGTCAGTTGAAGAAATCTTCAGCTAAGAGGAATTAGGTGATGAGCAAAGAAATGATCAAAGTGACGTTGGTGAAAAGCACCAATGGTCGCCTGAAGAATCACCAGGCCTGCGTTCGCGGCTTGGGTCTTCGACGCATCGGTCACACCGTTGAGGTTGAAGATACGCCTTCAGTGCGAGGAATGATTAACAAGGTTAACTACCTGGTACGAGTTGAGGAGCAGGCATAATGGGTGATGAACTTCGTTTGAATTCTCTGAGCCCTGCACCCGGCGCCAAACGCGATGCGAAGCGTGTTGGTCGCGGTATCGGTTCAGGTGTTGGTAAGACCGCGGGTCGTGGTCACAAGGGTTTGAAAGCTCGTTCAGGTGGTACTGTTCGCGCTGGCTTTGAGGGTGGTCAGATGCCACTTCAGAAGCGCCTGCCTAAGTACGGTTTCACATCGCGCATCGGTCGCACAACCGCGCAGGTTCGTTTGCACGAACTCAATGCTGTTGAGGGCGATACGGTCGATTTAGCAGCACTCAAGGCAGCGGATCTCGTCAAAGACGATGTTTTGCGCGCTCGGGTATTCCTGTCTGGCGAAATTACTAAAGCAGTAAACGTCAAAGGCCTTAAGGTCACTAAAGGCGCTCGCGAAGCAATCGAAGCCGCTGGCGGGAGCGTTGAGGCGTAATCATGGCCAACGGTATGCCCTCAATGAATAACGCGGGAATGGGTGAGCTTTTCAGCCGTCTCCGTTTTGTTCTTGTTGCTCTGATTATCTACCGAATCGGGACACACATTCCGGTACCGGGGATCGATCCTGCGCAGCTGTCTGCGTTGTTTGATCAGAATCAGGGAACGATTTTAGGGCTAGCCAACGTATTCTCGGGCGGCGCGCTCGAGCGTATGAGTATCTTGGCGCTGGGTATCCTCCCCTATATCTCTGCATCGATCATAATGCAGCTCATGACCGCGGTAACGCCCGAGTTGGATGCGATCAAGAAGGAAGGTGAGTCTGGTCGCAAGAAGATTAGCCAGTGGACCCGTTACTTAACCGTAGGTCTTGCACTCGTGCAGGGCACCGGTATGACGGTAGGCCTCGCAAATCAGGGCCTCACTTACGACGCCAGCCTCGGTTTTTACGTGATTGCAATTACGTCGCTTGTGACCGGCGCTGTGTTCATGATGTGGCTCGGTGAGCAGATCACGGAAAAGGGCATTGGCAACGGCATCTCGCTGCTGATCTTTGCGGGTATCGTTGCCGGCTTGCCGCAGGCAATCGGCCAGTCGCTCGAGCAGGCGCGGCAGGGTGAGCTTAATATTCTTATTCTGTTGGGTGTCTTGGCACTTGCGATCGTGGTGATCGCGCTCGTTATCTTTATCGAGCGAGGACAGCGTCGCATCACGGTTAACTACGCGAAGCGCCAGCAGGGTCGTCAAATGTATCAGGCGCCTGCGTCGCACCTACCACTCAAGGTGAATATGGCCGGTGTTATCCCCGCTATTTTTGCTAGCTCAATCCTGCTCTTCCCTGCGTCAGTTGCGCAGTGGTTTGGCAGCGCAGACAGCTCTGATTGGCTTCAGGACCTTGCAGTAGCCATTGGTCCAGGCCAGCCGCTGAATATCATTTTGTTTACTGGCTTCATCGTATTTTTCTGCTTCTTCTACACGGCGTTGATGTTCAACCCGAGCGAAGTAGCGGACAACCTTAAGAAGTCGGGCGCTTTTGTTCCCGGTATTCGCCCCGGTCAACAGACAGCAAACTACATTGATGGTGTGCTGACGCGACTAACCATTTTCGGATCGGCCTACATTGCGCTGGTCTGTTTATTGCCCCAGTTCTTGGTGGTGATGTTCAACGTACCCTTCTACCTCGGCGGCACGTCAATGCTGATCGTTGTTGTAGTGGTGATGGACTTCATGGCGCAGGTGCAAAGCCACCTCATGTCACACCAATACGAAGGCGTAATGAAGAAAGCTAACCTAACTAACATCGGTTCAGCCGGTCGTACGCGTTAGGTCTTTGGAGATAGAAATGAAAGTCCGAGCTTCGGTAAAGAAAATTTGTC encodes the following:
- a CDS encoding ribosomal protein S8 (PFAM: Ribosomal protein S8): MSMQDPISDMLTRVRNAQMAGKKFVDMPGSKLKAAVAKVLEDEGYIAAYRVEAGEGKPRLSIELKYFNGKPVIAEIERFSKPSLRRYAGKDGMPSVRGGLGVAIVSTSKGVMTDRAAKAQGVGGEVLCTVF
- a CDS encoding LSU ribosomal protein L6P (PFAM: Ribosomal protein L6~TIGRFAM: ribosomal protein L6, bacterial type) — encoded protein: MSRVANNPVNLPKGVEVNINGSSVSVKGGKGTMEMTLTDGIGIDVNEGVAQITYDFDTNRAMAGTTRALLNNLVVGVSDGWEKKLVLNGVGYRAKAAGKTVNLSLGLSHPVDYELPEGLSAETPTQTEIVIRGTDKQAVGQAAAEIRSFRPPEPYKGKGIRYADEYVRRKEAKKK
- a CDS encoding LSU ribosomal protein L18P (PFAM: Ribosomal L18p/L5e family~TIGRFAM: ribosomal protein L18, bacterial type), whose translation is MNDKTQARLRRARKSRVRMRTAGDVRLTVNRTPRHIYAQIINGEGNRVLAQASTLDKDLRSGATGNIEAAAAVGKLVAERAKAAGVTEVAFDRSGYKYHGRVKALADAAREGGLEF
- a CDS encoding SSU ribosomal protein S5P (PFAM: Ribosomal protein S5, C-terminal domain; Ribosomal protein S5, N-terminal domain~TIGRFAM: ribosomal protein S5, bacterial/organelle type) — protein: MANDKRQGDQRTEGDLQEKLVQVNRVAKTVKGGRIMSFTALTVVGDGNGRVGFGRGKAREVPVAIQKAMESARRNMISVELVNGTLQYPVKARHGASKVYMQPASEGTGVIAGGAMRSVLEIAGVQNVLAKCYGSTNPANVVRATYNGLRDMVSPEDVAAKRGKSVEEIFS
- a CDS encoding LSU ribosomal protein L30P (PFAM: Ribosomal protein L30p/L7e~TIGRFAM: ribosomal protein L30, bacterial/organelle), which codes for MSKEMIKVTLVKSTNGRLKNHQACVRGLGLRRIGHTVEVEDTPSVRGMINKVNYLVRVEEQA
- a CDS encoding LSU ribosomal protein L15P (PFAM: Ribosomal protein L18e/L15~TIGRFAM: ribosomal protein L15, bacterial/organelle); translated protein: MGDELRLNSLSPAPGAKRDAKRVGRGIGSGVGKTAGRGHKGLKARSGGTVRAGFEGGQMPLQKRLPKYGFTSRIGRTTAQVRLHELNAVEGDTVDLAALKAADLVKDDVLRARVFLSGEITKAVNVKGLKVTKGAREAIEAAGGSVEA
- a CDS encoding protein translocase subunit secY/sec61 alpha (PFAM: eubacterial secY protein~TIGRFAM: preprotein translocase, SecY subunit), which produces MANGMPSMNNAGMGELFSRLRFVLVALIIYRIGTHIPVPGIDPAQLSALFDQNQGTILGLANVFSGGALERMSILALGILPYISASIIMQLMTAVTPELDAIKKEGESGRKKISQWTRYLTVGLALVQGTGMTVGLANQGLTYDASLGFYVIAITSLVTGAVFMMWLGEQITEKGIGNGISLLIFAGIVAGLPQAIGQSLEQARQGELNILILLGVLALAIVVIALVIFIERGQRRITVNYAKRQQGRQMYQAPASHLPLKVNMAGVIPAIFASSILLFPASVAQWFGSADSSDWLQDLAVAIGPGQPLNIILFTGFIVFFCFFYTALMFNPSEVADNLKKSGAFVPGIRPGQQTANYIDGVLTRLTIFGSAYIALVCLLPQFLVVMFNVPFYLGGTSMLIVVVVVMDFMAQVQSHLMSHQYEGVMKKANLTNIGSAGRTR